A stretch of Peteryoungia algae DNA encodes these proteins:
- a CDS encoding DUF6220 domain-containing protein, which translates to MSVSSMPRLGFRALAALTLVGIAVQFFLAGMTVFGGGTGWEAHAATGGAVGVPIMGLFLTSFIAGLREYRSMAGGLLGLYLLQVALAASGQVQPLIGALHPVNGLLMGLLAARLTLRLGFRR; encoded by the coding sequence ATGTCCGTTTCTTCGATGCCTCGACTTGGCTTTCGCGCTCTTGCGGCGCTCACCCTTGTCGGGATCGCCGTCCAGTTTTTTCTTGCCGGGATGACGGTATTCGGGGGCGGGACCGGATGGGAGGCACATGCTGCGACCGGCGGGGCTGTCGGCGTGCCGATCATGGGGCTCTTCCTGACATCCTTCATCGCTGGCCTGCGCGAATATCGGTCGATGGCCGGCGGATTGCTTGGCCTCTACCTGCTTCAGGTCGCGTTGGCGGCCAGCGGTCAGGTCCAGCCGCTGATCGGGGCTCTGCATCCTGTCAATGGGCTGCTGATGGGCTTGCTTGCGGCGCGTCTCACCTTGCGGCTGGGGTTTCGCCGTTGA
- a CDS encoding ArsR/SmtB family transcription factor, with the protein MVLEDVMKALAHPARMEMLIWLKQPMEFFGIPDAEAVDGISAGQFERSGLSQSAVSAHLATLQRAGLISSRRVGQRVLYRRNEESIAEFVKTLNETL; encoded by the coding sequence ATGGTCCTGGAGGACGTAATGAAGGCGCTGGCACACCCGGCCCGCATGGAAATGTTGATCTGGCTGAAGCAACCGATGGAATTTTTCGGCATACCTGATGCCGAAGCGGTCGACGGCATCAGCGCCGGGCAGTTCGAACGTTCAGGCCTCTCCCAGTCTGCCGTGTCCGCCCATCTCGCAACCCTGCAACGTGCCGGCCTGATCAGCTCGCGACGGGTCGGACAGCGGGTTCTCTATCGCCGCAACGAAGAATCTATTGCCGAATTCGTGAAGACCTTGAACGAAACACTCTGA
- a CDS encoding alkene reductase — translation MSKLFEPTSVGGIPLSNRIAMAPLTRNRSPGAVPNDLNIEYYRQRATAGLIISEGTAITHQAQGYADVPGLYKSEAIEGWKKVTDAVHKAGGRIVTQIWHVGRISHTSLQPEGGKPVAPSPVAAKSKTYVLNADGSGAFVETSEPRALETAELPGIIEDYRKAARAAVEAGFDGVEIHAANGYLLEQFMRSNSNQRTDQYGGSIENRIRLTLEVVDAVTKEIGADKTGIRISPTTPANDVSDPDPKAVYTALVEALAKRDLAFLHVIEGATGGPRDVLPFDWKALKSAYRDAGGKGAWIANNGYDRASAIEAVESGYADLVAFGRPFIANPDLVRRLKEDAALNPLDQATLYGGGAEGYTTYPALA, via the coding sequence ATGTCCAAGCTTTTTGAACCGACATCCGTCGGCGGCATCCCGCTTTCCAACCGCATCGCCATGGCGCCGCTGACGCGCAATCGTTCGCCGGGCGCCGTGCCCAACGATTTGAACATCGAGTATTACCGCCAGCGCGCGACGGCCGGCCTGATCATCAGTGAAGGCACGGCGATCACCCATCAGGCGCAAGGCTATGCCGATGTACCCGGCCTCTACAAATCCGAAGCGATCGAGGGCTGGAAGAAGGTGACGGACGCCGTGCACAAGGCGGGCGGCAGGATCGTCACCCAGATCTGGCATGTCGGCCGGATCTCCCATACCAGCCTGCAACCCGAAGGCGGCAAGCCGGTTGCCCCGTCTCCTGTCGCGGCCAAGTCCAAGACCTATGTGCTGAACGCTGACGGTTCCGGCGCCTTCGTCGAAACATCTGAACCGCGCGCGCTCGAAACTGCCGAGCTTCCCGGCATCATCGAGGATTACCGCAAGGCGGCCCGCGCGGCTGTCGAGGCGGGCTTCGACGGCGTCGAGATTCATGCCGCCAACGGCTACCTGCTCGAGCAGTTCATGCGTTCGAACAGCAACCAGCGCACGGATCAATATGGTGGCTCGATCGAGAATCGCATCCGACTGACGCTGGAAGTCGTGGACGCCGTGACCAAGGAAATCGGCGCCGACAAGACCGGCATCCGCATCTCGCCGACGACACCGGCCAATGATGTCTCCGATCCCGACCCCAAGGCCGTCTACACCGCGCTTGTCGAAGCGCTGGCAAAACGCGATCTGGCCTTCTTGCACGTCATCGAAGGTGCCACCGGCGGCCCACGTGACGTCCTGCCCTTCGACTGGAAGGCCCTCAAGTCCGCCTATCGCGACGCCGGAGGCAAGGGTGCCTGGATCGCCAACAACGGCTATGACCGCGCGTCCGCCATCGAGGCCGTCGAAAGCGGTTACGCCGATCTCGTCGCCTTCGGCCGCCCCTTCATCGCCAATCCGGACCTCGTCCGCCGCCTGAAGGAAGATGCCGCCCTCAATCCTCTGGACCAGGCTACGCTGTATGGCGGCGGCGCCGAGGGTTACACCACCTATCCGGCTCTCGCCTGA
- a CDS encoding OpgC family protein encodes MKRLDVIDGMRGYFLVFMLINHLVFTGGLWLVEINHRNLAFVEDAQGFVFLSGLLTGMVYSRKMMKDGYTAGRDKIWSRALELYRYAMAIILIVLALQLILPGAVSAWENWLGDASLLDPSSLAPIAAFLVQPTFMDILPQYIAYMVFAPVVIWLCLRGNWLGVAIGSLLVWLAAQLGLHRILTYPLDAWLAGAPDENALRVSFNLLGWQIVFFAGIIAGTLTSMKKIEWQKVFDPGRTTLAWTALAITLFFLPLRVATAHGFMPGFVLEKFGLMEVRADFGPVYLINFAAVAYGLAWILIAGPRHDNALIRRIASTLTSLFTLNILQLLGRHSLQIYVWHVLIVYAVYYLDARTPELSQLTKTAITFAALGLLTLPALWRDREKIFANAPYVGNGMKTPA; translated from the coding sequence GTGAAGAGATTGGACGTGATCGATGGCATGCGGGGTTACTTCCTCGTCTTCATGCTGATCAACCACCTGGTGTTCACCGGGGGCCTCTGGCTCGTTGAAATCAACCACCGCAACCTCGCTTTCGTCGAAGATGCACAGGGCTTCGTCTTCCTCTCGGGCCTGTTGACCGGCATGGTCTACAGCCGCAAGATGATGAAGGACGGCTATACCGCCGGCCGTGACAAGATCTGGTCGCGTGCGCTGGAACTCTATCGCTACGCCATGGCGATCATCCTGATCGTACTCGCGCTCCAGCTGATCTTGCCGGGTGCCGTGTCCGCCTGGGAAAACTGGCTGGGTGACGCCAGTCTGCTCGACCCGAGTTCGCTGGCCCCCATCGCCGCCTTCCTTGTCCAGCCGACATTCATGGACATCCTGCCGCAATACATCGCCTATATGGTTTTCGCGCCCGTGGTGATCTGGCTTTGCCTGCGGGGCAACTGGCTCGGCGTCGCAATCGGCTCCCTGCTCGTCTGGCTCGCAGCCCAGCTCGGCCTTCATCGCATCCTCACCTACCCGCTCGACGCCTGGCTGGCTGGCGCGCCGGATGAGAACGCCCTGCGCGTTTCGTTCAACCTGCTGGGCTGGCAGATCGTCTTCTTCGCCGGCATCATTGCGGGCACGCTGACCTCGATGAAGAAGATCGAATGGCAGAAGGTTTTCGACCCTGGGCGCACGACACTCGCCTGGACCGCCCTCGCTATCACCCTCTTCTTCCTGCCGCTGCGCGTCGCCACCGCCCATGGCTTCATGCCGGGCTTCGTGCTGGAAAAATTCGGGCTGATGGAAGTCCGCGCCGATTTCGGCCCCGTCTATCTGATCAACTTCGCAGCCGTTGCCTATGGCCTCGCCTGGATCCTGATCGCCGGCCCGCGCCACGACAATGCACTGATCCGCCGGATCGCCTCGACACTGACAAGCCTCTTCACGCTGAACATCCTCCAGCTTCTGGGCCGTCATTCGCTCCAGATCTACGTCTGGCACGTGCTGATCGTCTACGCGGTCTACTATCTCGATGCCCGTACGCCCGAACTGTCGCAACTGACCAAGACCGCGATCACCTTTGCGGCGCTTGGCCTTCTCACCCTGCCCGCCCTGTGGCGAGACCGCGAGAAGATCTTCGCCAACGCACCGTATGTCGGCAACGGAATGAAAACCCC
- a CDS encoding calcium:proton antiporter, producing MSLIRQERLLLIPIAVAIIAWFSEHAVLEMGQATSLVGAAVLIAAIVVGSMRVAHHAEILAHKVGDPYGTMILTLSAVAVEVLILAIMMNNGASPTLVRDTIYSAVMLDINGILGLAALLGGLKHGEQPYNDDSGKTYGVMILTAMGISMIVPEFVPSDRWQYYSAFTIGAMIALYALFLRMQVGTHSYFFSYSYPGREAGRPAETPPATPPKEAAAVDEAHKGSTIWSIAVILFGVVVIGVLAEIMSVMMDAGLEGTGAPVALTAILVAGISAAPEILTALRAALRNRMQAVVNIAMGASLSTVILTVPVMEAIALYTGQPFVMAMTPVQTTMVAITLVAAAINLNDGETNAIEGMTHFVLFATFIMLAFLGL from the coding sequence GTGTCCCTCATCAGGCAGGAAAGACTTCTCCTCATCCCGATCGCCGTCGCCATCATCGCCTGGTTCTCAGAACATGCGGTGCTGGAAATGGGTCAGGCGACCTCTCTGGTCGGCGCTGCGGTCCTGATCGCCGCCATTGTCGTGGGCTCCATGCGGGTCGCCCATCATGCGGAAATCCTCGCCCACAAGGTTGGCGATCCCTATGGCACGATGATCCTGACGCTTTCGGCCGTCGCGGTGGAAGTCCTGATCCTCGCCATCATGATGAACAACGGCGCCTCCCCCACCCTGGTGCGCGACACGATCTATTCGGCCGTGATGCTCGACATCAACGGCATTCTCGGCCTCGCCGCTCTGCTCGGGGGATTGAAGCACGGCGAACAGCCCTACAATGACGACAGTGGCAAAACCTATGGCGTGATGATCCTGACGGCCATGGGCATATCGATGATCGTCCCGGAATTTGTGCCGTCTGACCGCTGGCAATATTACTCCGCTTTCACGATCGGGGCGATGATTGCGCTCTACGCGCTGTTCCTGCGCATGCAGGTCGGAACTCACAGCTACTTCTTCTCCTACAGCTATCCCGGCCGTGAAGCGGGTCGCCCAGCGGAGACGCCGCCCGCCACGCCGCCGAAGGAAGCCGCGGCCGTGGACGAGGCGCATAAGGGATCGACGATTTGGTCCATCGCCGTGATCCTCTTCGGTGTCGTCGTGATCGGCGTTCTCGCCGAGATCATGTCGGTCATGATGGATGCTGGCCTCGAAGGCACCGGAGCGCCGGTTGCCTTGACGGCGATCCTCGTGGCCGGCATTTCCGCTGCCCCGGAAATACTCACCGCCCTGCGCGCAGCCTTGCGAAACCGCATGCAGGCCGTGGTCAACATCGCCATGGGCGCATCCCTCTCCACCGTCATCCTCACGGTGCCTGTGATGGAGGCGATCGCGCTTTACACGGGCCAGCCCTTCGTCATGGCCATGACCCCGGTCCAGACGACAATGGTCGCCATTACCCTCGTTGCGGCCGCCATCAATCTCAACGACGGCGAGACGAATGCAATTGAGGGCATGACCCATTTCGTTCTCTTCGCCACCTTCATCATGCTCGCTTTTCTCGGCCTCTGA
- a CDS encoding DUF2188 domain-containing protein: protein MVKIIYEIVQHDGGWAYRLGGVYSEAFATHDQALEAVRIVMAEQQVGDESVMISYQDETGRWHEEYSDGGDRPEVDVVDSFDGEEPPSP from the coding sequence ATGGTGAAGATCATCTACGAGATCGTCCAACATGATGGTGGCTGGGCCTATCGCCTGGGAGGCGTCTATTCGGAAGCCTTCGCGACGCATGACCAGGCCCTTGAGGCGGTCAGGATCGTCATGGCCGAGCAACAGGTCGGCGACGAGAGTGTGATGATCAGCTATCAGGATGAAACGGGGCGCTGGCACGAAGAATATAGCGACGGAGGAGACCGTCCCGAGGTGGATGTGGTCGACAGCTTTGACGGCGAAGAGCCACCCTCTCCCTGA
- a CDS encoding NAD(P)H-binding protein, with translation MTDFSKASLQAPLALVLGATGGVGGALAQALLQRGYRVRAMHRRPEKQHLMRPRYEWVSGDAMIADDVLHAARGASVIVHGVNPPGYRNWGELVLPMIDNTIAAARAVGARILMPGTIYNFGADTFPLLKEESRQAPQTVKGRIRVELEQRLERAAGEGVVVIIVRAGDFFGPDAGNNWFAQGLVQPGKPIRFVLNPGRKGAGHAWAYLPDVAETFMRLLDRADELPSFARFHMEGFYDHDGMQMVQSIGRAVGRANIRSFHFPWRLTGFLRPFVPLLRELHEMRYLWRKTIRLDNGALCAFLGEEPRTPIDQAVKVTLRSLGCLPEPDAMVASKGTELIAGGGQ, from the coding sequence ATGACAGACTTTTCCAAGGCCTCCCTGCAGGCTCCCCTCGCGCTCGTCCTTGGCGCCACCGGCGGCGTCGGCGGGGCACTTGCGCAAGCGCTCCTACAGCGCGGCTACCGCGTGCGTGCGATGCACCGTAGGCCAGAGAAGCAGCACCTGATGCGCCCGCGTTATGAATGGGTGTCCGGGGATGCCATGATAGCAGACGATGTGCTGCATGCCGCGCGGGGCGCCAGTGTCATCGTTCATGGCGTCAATCCGCCCGGCTACCGGAACTGGGGTGAACTCGTGCTGCCGATGATCGACAACACGATCGCCGCCGCCCGCGCTGTGGGGGCCCGAATCCTGATGCCGGGTACGATCTACAATTTCGGCGCCGATACGTTTCCGCTGCTGAAGGAGGAGAGCCGTCAGGCGCCGCAGACCGTGAAGGGTCGGATCCGTGTCGAACTAGAGCAGCGTCTCGAGCGAGCGGCAGGCGAGGGCGTTGTCGTGATCATCGTCCGGGCCGGAGACTTCTTCGGGCCTGATGCAGGAAACAACTGGTTTGCGCAGGGGCTGGTCCAACCCGGCAAGCCCATTCGGTTCGTCCTCAATCCGGGCCGCAAGGGCGCAGGTCATGCCTGGGCCTATCTGCCGGATGTCGCAGAAACCTTCATGCGACTTCTTGACCGGGCAGACGAATTGCCAAGTTTCGCCCGTTTCCACATGGAAGGTTTCTACGACCATGACGGAATGCAGATGGTGCAGTCGATCGGCCGGGCAGTCGGTCGCGCCAATATCCGTTCGTTTCACTTCCCATGGCGGCTGACAGGCTTTCTCCGTCCTTTCGTGCCGCTGCTAAGGGAACTGCACGAGATGCGGTACCTGTGGCGGAAGACGATCCGGCTCGACAATGGCGCCCTGTGTGCTTTCCTCGGCGAGGAGCCGCGCACGCCGATCGATCAGGCCGTCAAGGTCACGCTGCGGAGCCTGGGTTGCCTTCCTGAGCCTGACGCCATGGTTGCATCAAAGGGCACAGAGCTGATTGCTGGAGGCGGACAGTGA
- a CDS encoding LysR family transcriptional regulator produces the protein MTPNHISWDHYRTFLFVIETGSLSAAARALGLTQPTAGRHIEALEQTFGAPLFLRTQQGLLPTEKALAMRAHAKTMAAMSSALARIASGDMENVRGTVRISASEVIAAESLPPILARLQEAHPSLEIELSASDRIEDLLQQEADIAIRMVRPTQSALVSRRIGHISLGLHAHRSYLDRHGVPKSLEDLKEHRLIGFDRQLAYIRDLLKTRPNLAGVTFDFRTDSNLVQLAAIRAGLGIGICQNAIGARDPDLVEVLPDALDLALETFVVMHENLKTVPRFRSTFDALAAGLGDWIRVGDGKDLPPPPH, from the coding sequence ATGACTCCTAACCACATCAGCTGGGACCACTATCGAACCTTTCTCTTCGTCATCGAGACGGGGTCGCTGTCTGCGGCCGCGCGCGCGCTGGGGCTCACCCAACCGACCGCCGGCCGGCACATCGAGGCATTGGAGCAAACCTTCGGAGCGCCCCTCTTTCTGCGAACCCAGCAGGGACTGCTGCCGACCGAAAAAGCCCTGGCCATGCGGGCGCATGCAAAGACCATGGCTGCCATGTCTTCGGCCCTCGCCCGTATCGCCTCCGGCGACATGGAGAACGTGCGCGGCACGGTTCGCATCAGCGCGAGCGAAGTGATCGCGGCGGAATCGCTGCCGCCCATCCTTGCCAGGCTTCAGGAGGCCCACCCGAGCCTGGAGATAGAACTATCCGCCTCTGATAGGATCGAGGACCTGCTGCAGCAGGAAGCCGATATTGCCATCCGCATGGTGCGCCCCACCCAGTCCGCCCTGGTCAGCCGCCGCATAGGACACATCTCGCTCGGCCTTCATGCCCATCGCAGCTATCTCGATCGCCACGGCGTTCCCAAATCGCTGGAGGACCTGAAGGAGCATCGTTTGATCGGCTTCGATCGACAGCTCGCCTATATCCGGGATCTGCTGAAAACCCGCCCCAATCTCGCAGGCGTGACATTCGACTTTCGCACCGACAGCAATCTCGTCCAGCTGGCGGCGATCCGCGCCGGTCTCGGAATTGGCATTTGCCAGAATGCGATCGGCGCCCGCGATCCCGATCTCGTGGAGGTCCTGCCGGACGCGCTCGATCTCGCGCTCGAAACCTTTGTGGTGATGCATGAAAACCTGAAGACTGTGCCGCGGTTTCGCAGCACTTTCGATGCCCTCGCCGCCGGTCTCGGCGACTGGATCAGGGTCGGCGACGGCAAGGATCTGCCCCCTCCACCGCACTGA
- a CDS encoding LysR family transcriptional regulator VtlR: protein MPLDWDKLRIFHAAAEAGSFTHAADKLHLSQSAISRQVSSLEQDIGVKLFHRHARGLILTEQGELLYRTAHDVLLKLQTVKMQLTETTEKPSGKLRVTTTVGLGQGWLTDKVQEFLQLYPDMSIQLLLDNEELDVNMRHADCAIRLRQPQQSDLIQRKLFTVHMHVYAAPSYINRYGEPQSIEDLDNHKIITFGEPAPNYLLDVNWLEVAGRSSDNPRMPHLQINSLTSIKRACLLGIGIAMLPDYIVGRDPGLLQLVTSADVPSFDTYFCYPDEIKNAAKLKAFRDFIVAKARNWNF, encoded by the coding sequence ATGCCGTTGGACTGGGACAAACTGCGCATTTTCCACGCGGCTGCCGAAGCTGGGTCCTTTACCCATGCCGCAGACAAGCTGCATCTGTCCCAGTCGGCGATCAGCCGCCAGGTTTCCTCCCTGGAACAGGATATCGGCGTAAAACTCTTTCATCGCCATGCCCGAGGCCTGATCCTCACAGAACAGGGCGAATTGCTCTACCGCACGGCCCATGACGTTCTCTTGAAACTGCAGACGGTCAAAATGCAGCTCACCGAGACGACGGAAAAGCCGTCCGGCAAGTTGCGTGTCACGACCACGGTGGGCCTCGGCCAGGGGTGGCTGACCGACAAGGTGCAGGAATTCCTCCAGCTCTACCCCGATATGTCGATCCAGCTCCTCCTCGACAACGAGGAGCTCGACGTGAACATGCGCCACGCCGACTGCGCGATTCGTCTGCGACAGCCACAGCAGTCGGACCTCATCCAGCGCAAACTCTTCACCGTGCACATGCACGTCTATGCGGCTCCGTCCTACATCAATCGCTATGGTGAGCCGCAATCGATCGAGGATCTGGACAACCACAAGATCATCACCTTCGGGGAGCCGGCGCCAAACTACCTTCTGGACGTCAACTGGCTGGAGGTCGCGGGTCGTTCCTCCGACAATCCGCGCATGCCGCACCTGCAGATCAACAGTCTGACATCGATCAAGCGCGCCTGCCTGCTCGGCATCGGCATCGCCATGCTGCCGGATTACATCGTCGGGCGTGATCCGGGTCTGTTGCAGCTCGTGACCAGCGCGGACGTCCCCTCCTTTGACACCTATTTCTGCTACCCCGACGAAATCAAGAACGCGGCAAAGCTGAAGGCATTCAGGGACTTCATCGTCGCCAAAGCCCGCAACTGGAACTTCTGA